In Carassius auratus strain Wakin chromosome 20, ASM336829v1, whole genome shotgun sequence, the genomic stretch GTCAGGTCTCTGTATATTGTATGTCGGTCAGATGCTCTTTACGGTCAAGAGTACTTCACTATAATAAACTAGAATGAGGAGCAGATTTCCTGCACAAGTTAAACATCTGAAAttccacaaataattacaaagacacAGCAACCAACacattgtataaaatattaatttttgaagcagttatttttgttttcttgaaacttgaaaaaaaaaaaaaaaaatcaatgatgcCCAAAAATGCTGACAATGCAGGAAGTTAACTACTTTAAATACAGCCATGTGTACATGTCCCTGGCAGTGAAGTTCAGGTAAAAAGCTTGAATGGAGTTGAAGAAATTTTTTGCATCTTCCACACAAAATCGAGATGAAATTCACAAAGCCTGTAGTGACATACAGTAATAAGCAAACTGGGAGgaactttattttttgtaaagacGTTGTAGTAACTGAGAACATTCCTTAGATGTTGAGTCATAAATCCTGCCTCTTTCTCAATTCTCTAGCTCAAGTGTATCTTTTACATGTATACAGGTCTTCCTGCAGTGCACTGAATAACACCTTTTTTCTACTTCCTTGTAAACTTGTGAAACAACTGTTCTCATGTGTGATAGACAGTGACCACTCTTCATTCCTCAGATTGGAGATCTTTCTACCTCTGACGTTTTACTGCTAAAACAACATTCTCCTAAAGCtactaaacataaaaatgtcCTTTGGATGAATAATCTAAGAATAGTCCAGAATTTGAAATATAGGCTTTACCTAATTATACATCACAACTTTTCTTTGTTTAAACTGTTTAATGTGGTATCAGATTTTTGGTCTTCACAGATTGTAGATcttgtgtatgtttgacaaaCCTGCTTATAGTTCATGTCAGTCAGAGATTAAGAATTTGTATCATTTAAACTGAGAAGTGAGTTTAatgagttaaaataataaaatatatcgcGTAATAACAGATGCATGTAATTATTCTCAGAGCTGTCATCCACACTGAAAGCGACGGACACTTAGACAAACATATGGCAATATAACACACACTTTCAACTTATGTGGTTTGCTTGTGAATAGTATTACCAAATTCTTTAGAGGACTTCCCGAAAAATTTCAGTTGCGTAATTTTACTAAATGAACGTACTATAACAACTAAAATCTTTcatctaaaataaattttaagaaCGGATGTAGCTTGTGCAAAACTTACCAATTCAAGAAAAGTTAAAAAACTTCGAAAGACGTCAAGCGAACAATCCGTAATAACGTTGCATTTATGATTACAAGGTCactgtgaaacaaaacaaatcctGTCGATGTAAAAGAGGACAATAAAAAGCCAGTTCAGCCCAAACTCCTCCGCGTTTGTAGCCTGTGTCTGTAATGATGACAGCCTGCTCAAGTTCTCCTCCGCTTTTTTCGAAAGTGAACGAGTGCGCATGCGCAAACTGTTAaaggaatgtattttttttttttattttttttattaaagctctTGATGGAACAAACatgcagaaattaaaaataaataaaaaggcaaataaataaataaatgtgtgtataaatacacGTATTCTGATGTGATGATGaaagttattaaataaataaaataacttggtGGCCAAATGGAACATGTTTAAGGAAATGCTTTTCTGAATGtagtttcacatttatttttcctCTGCACAACATGCTAATAAGATGGTGTCAATCATGGACTTTGTTCAGTCTTGTCATAGCTGGGGGTGTGGCTTTCCCTCTGACAGGAAATGCATGGTGTAAATCCAGTATAGCCTGCGTAAAGTCACTTTTGCCATTCAACAGAGCAAGATACATAGAAAGACTGAGCAGGGTTGTTCGTACAGTATCTGAGAGTGTCGCTTCCCTGCGGTCAAAATTCGCAAatctagggaccgtctctaaagatACATACGACATCAATAGCATTTCAGGAGATTGATTTACAGTAACACAACCAACTGTAAAGTGTTCGTGTAGGTCTCAGTTATAATGCATGGATTTTAGATTCTTGGTATTTATTAAAATCGTCAAATCATATGTAAATGTtgccttttttcattttttcttttctttatcatCACTTGCTGTAAggattgaaataataaaaaaaatttaatacattttaaatcccacaaattttcatcaaaaaaacttacccatatttaaatattattgcacACTGAATTGAATTCAATTCAGTTATTCATtttgcataaaaacataaaaaataacattttcaaaagctGGTATTACATTCTTTGTAATCAGCCACTTCTGAAATTCAATCTAGCCTACTGTTATATTTGTTAACTTTATCTTGTTAAAATTTgtaacggttttttttttttttttttggtctaattttctttaaaaatgtttaagcaTAATTTCATCatgattttattttgcatgtccctATCCATCATCATTATTTTAATTggtaatttagaattattaattACCAACACCATAGTAGAGAGTAGTAACTGAAATTTTCAGGAACAAATGAAACCATGTTCCATGAATGtcataattttatgacaaatacagaccaaaaaaaaaaaaaatgcacaggtAAAAGTTGCACCTTTTTTGAGAATGAACGCTTCCACATAAGTATGTTTTCCTTATGAAAGTATGTCTCATACTGAGTCAGCTTAACCATCATCACAGTTTCCTTACACAACATTATTATTCtcgttataaataaatattcattgcTAAAGTCTTCAGATATGTCCTTATCAAGATTAAGATCAAGAACATTGCAACAAAACACGCCAAGACATGCCACAAACATGACTGTGAACAAAACATAGGTGTGTTAATTCTGTTACCACGCCATTACTGTCTTTAACCAAAACCAGCTAAACAGAAAGACTGTCATGGAAAAAGGTGACATGCCCTTGGAGCTGCTTACAAGTACACAACCCTTACTAATCCTGACCCATCACAAGCAACATAAACATCCCACATTGAGAAAGCAAACCTGTTTAAATGTGAAGTCAAAGctcttcaaaaagaaaaaaataaattgagtaagaaaggtaaaaaaagaaTTGACAACTATCACATGGCCTATAATTTCtataacaaatacatattttttacttttagttatgcAATGTAGGTGTTACCCATTAAGCCAAACGTTTGCTCAGTTGATTGTTTTCTTATGCAATAGGTTCACAGAGAGAGCAGTGACTGGCTGatacaataaacaaatattataatgactggGTTTTCACCAAGACATTTCAGACAAAACTGAACAAGTCCACACTTGCTGGGAAGTGACAGAAGATCCCATGGAAACATTGGGTGGATGTTTGGCTTTTGTCGAAAATCATTATATTGTGTTGATCAAGTAATTCAAGGGAAAGAACGAagtaagaaaacaaaatatgGCATGGAAAGTATGTAGTGAATAACTGTGACAAAAAGAATTGTCTTCAGCAATTATACTTAGCATGCATTAATGTGATAGCCTGTGACTTTCaggaattatttatatataattttacaaagaGAAATTCCCCCCTCTAGTGGATGAGTAGCCCACTGTCCaagatttaaaaagatttaaaaactgTTGTTAATTCTACCCGCTTATGCTTAGTGTCTTATGCTTGTGCTAAGAGCATATGTTCTATCCATGTTCAAACATGTAActctgcatttgtgttttatgtttaacAGTAACCTCCACAAAACCTGAGACTTGCTCCTGCCAATGAGTGTAGCTCCTGTGCGGTCTGCCATTCATCTTGAAAATAGCATCTCCACATGAAATTGTCACTAGAAGTGTTCATaacataaatgcaaaatgtaattagaaactcttttatttaaaatcaaagctCCTGAATCCATGTCCTTATTCACCAAATGGCACTTACAcgatttaaaatatgtaaacataaaaaaaactgaaataatcagATGCATATCTTTAAGAAACACATCCACCCACAATAAACATTTTAGTCATTCTTTAACACTCTTGACCCATTTAGAGAAACACAAAAGCATCAAATGTAGGTTTGTTTGTTATGTTTCTTCTCCCCAGTGTTTAAGACTGTTTCACCTCAGTACTCAACAACTGGAATATCACTCAGAGCACACATATTAAGTTCTCTTTAATAATAAACTGAGCAAAAAGCTtgcaaacatttaacatttagtgCAATAAGATCTCATGGATTCATTGGCCAATAATACAAGCAATCTAACaatccacatatatatataaacaatgtattATCACACCATGAAAACATatgtactttaaaatgtaatagaaatattaaaatagccTCTAGATACAAGTCAAGACATTTCAATTCCCCTCAGAAATAACCAGAATGATAAATGATATGGCTTTacggaaaacaaaaagaaagttgCAATATGTTTTTTGCCAAGTGCTTTGTCGAGTGTGAGAATGTAAAAATCTCAGATGGTAGTAGACCATTTATAATGTGTTATTTCTATCTAAACACAAACTCTGAACAATGTAATGTAATACACTAATTCTAAAATTAACATCTTGCTCATTAAGACCTGAGATAAAAGACCTGGTTCAGTGACTGAACATTTAAAATGGCTTTACGTAAAGGTCGGGAACCCTGAACAGCTTAGTTTTTAGTTATTAATTCGGCCCATTCTACACTGCAGTCAGCATCAGTCTGAGGGTAAGACCACATGGTAGAAAAGAtgttaaagtttgttgtttttaaagattttgtcATGCTTTGGAGGTGGTGGTGTTGTAGACCAGCTGTTGGTCTTCATCACTGTACACCACTGGAGGACTGCTGGTGGCCACCGACTGATGGCTTTTTCTCTTGTTCTTGAGGAAAAAGTAACCCAACACAGCCAGAACGGCCAAGACGGCGACAACTAAAACCACAGCTAGGGCAACAGAAGCTGAGAGGGGAAAAAGGCAATAAAGATGAACTGAACTGAAGGCAATCCACAATTGAGAGCACAGATCGGtcttattatttcacattttcatctaGACGTCTGAAGGAtcctattgatttttttaaaccgTATTCTGGaccattaaaaaatattctaCGTTTATTCCAATATACTCAAATACTCCTTTTTAATGTTAgtgctttattttgttttgtgaaatttactcTAAAGTTCTGAAagttattagaattattaaaaaatgttcttCAAACCGGCAAATAAAATAagctacaataaaacaaaatatgatgtcAACTAAGGATAAGGATTTTTTTCAAGTCTGTTATGATTAAAAAAAGCTGTTAAAAATACAATTGGGATCCTTCCTTTCTCTTTAGAGTAATGAGTAAtgataataaacaaacacaaagattACCTGACTGGCTTTCTCCTAGTTCCTCCCTGTCCTCGCCTACAAGCAATCCTCTGGCAAACACATCATTTTCTATAACGACAGACAGAAATATACATCAAATATAAACTACAGCCATCTTCATTAATACATCTTGTTGAAACCTGAGCACCATTCATACCTGAGACACCTGAGCAGTTGCTCATGCAGTTGTCTGATGTCTCAAAGTTGTTCTTATTGCCATCACAGCCCCCATATGTGAAGCGATGGCACTTTTCGTTAAGAGGGTCATAGTACCAACGAGGAAAACTGGCTCGACATGGGCCCACAGCATATGGATCTGTGCAGTGTGCTACACCATTATAACACAAAAGAGACGTGAGAAGAGAATTTAAGTGGATGAAGAAATGGTGTTTACACACAAACTGTTGGTgggatcatatatatatatatatatatatctatatagaatACTAACTGTTCGTAAATCAAGCCATGTTTATCTAGGAGCAATAGTAATACAGGGCGATAATAACACAcactattaaataatattaaagtccATCCAAAAAGTCCAATCTGACATATATCATATCCCATTAGCACTTCCACATGTACAAAATGCTGTCTCTGTATCAtgatttttgtttaaagcactatataaataaataaaggtgatgatAAATTATGTAATGAGAACCAATAGTGTTgacaaatcttaaaataaaaaaattgtgcaatgcattttactccattaattttttaaataaacaacatgAAAAGGATCATTTGGTCTGTTCATCAGATAAAGCAAATGgcttcaaaatactttttttgtctttattgcaGTTGAACAGCCCCTTTCATTTTTTGTTATGTAAACAAGAAAAGCAGACTCTATAAAATTTCTTCTGTGttccatgaaaaaaagaaaaccataaAGGTTTAAAATAACATGAGAGCAAGTTTTAATTATGTCAGGCTGCCGGTACACAATATATGAAACTCACCTCTCTTATTCCCCTCAATCCTTAGAAGTCGAGTCAGGCCATTATTCACTAAAAAGTAAAGTACGTACATTTAAAACCATTGAGTGCATGTCATGAGATGTGTGTGCATGGTAAGTGTCTCACATTGTTCACAGTTCTCCTCATCAGAATCATTGGTGCATTGCTGCTGGTCATCACACTCGAGCTCGCTCTTCACACAGCAGCCGTTAGAGCATTTCACTTCGTCTTCTTTGCACGCCGAATTACAGTCTGtatcacaaacaaaaacaatttaaacaacCAGCAAATCCTGAGTTAAATGTTACACGGTATATATTTGGCTAAGGAGAGATCTAAAGTAAATATACCTTCATTGTGCGGCATTCTCGTATCTCCATGTTTTACTGCAGACAGACAATTTTTGAGAAAACATTACTTCGTAAAATCTATGAGATATTGAGATTTTATTTAAGGAAGCAATAAAGGAATAAACAAGGTCAAAAGTATGTGGGGACCTCCATCTTATTAATAGGTTTGGTTATTCCAATTTTTTTCCGTGAAGACAAATCTAAATACCCCAGCATTGACCGAACATCAGGAGCTGACCTCACTGATGCTTGTGTCTGAACAAAGGCAAATCCTGCATTTATGAAGCAGCATAATGTGGAAGGACCAAACGTGGGCAAGCTATTATAGTAGCAAAGGGAGGCTTTGCCACGCTTTTGAAACTAAAGTGATGCAccacccaaaaataacaaaaattctctcatcatttactcaaactaATGCCACTCCAGATGTATATGCcttccttttttcagatgaacacaaactaCATTTTCTCTGTATGTCCATATTGGAAGTATAGAGAACATCCTAAATTAGCGCTTCCAATAGCATGCAAAACAGAACTAGAATCCATTTAATGAATCAATGACTTCTGAAGCCATAAGATAGGGGTGtatgtgaaaaatatttaatactttttttaaacctcAAACCATTGCTCCTGGCCAGCTGTTCATGAGTTGAAATGTTTCTGAGCAAGTTTCTAAATGCACTCATTGATCACTTCAAAACATGCTGACATTAACATTGATTCATCACCTTTTTGCTTGGGGTTTTTGAAGTGGCAAGtcacatttttctaaaaatcgcTGTGTTGCAGAGAAGTCAGGGAGTCATGTGCTTTGAGacagcatgagggtgaataaatgaaatgatgAGAAAATTTTAACACAGGAGCATCAGTGAGGTCATGCTTTGAGGTGGTCAACCAATCATCCCGAAGGCACTCTATAATCAAGCTCATCACCAAGGtcagtaaactatttctttatGGACTCCACAAAAGGATCTTCACCAAAAATATCCTCCAAAATAAATGGCCATTCCCCCTTTTTTAGATGTCCTTGTGTTCTGATTTGGGACTGGGGTAGGGTTGCACATTGTAGGTGTGGTGGtataaactgtaaaaatgcaatttgcaaaaacaaaaatgttatgctATGCTAAAATGTATGGCCATATAGAGCAACACATCCAAAATTATTTTCTCATCCTCATTTTGCACTAAACCTACATGATGTTATTCTTCGGTTGAACACGAAatgagaattttcttttttttttttttgttaaatgttgccGTCTACAGCAGCTTAAGAGTAGCTCTTAAATGGAAATATGCCACATGATTAATACCATTCTGtatggcaaacacacacaaaaaagctctGCTTGTTGTTATTATTGGCATCTGACATGCACCACTGACACCACATTTAATTTGGGAACTGTAGCAAGAAGACAGTCagtaaaaacaacattaatttcAAAAGACTTGTAAAGTTGCACTGATGCTTCTCTTATAGTGTGACAAATGACATTCTTGTGTAGTAAAGAGCCAAGTGGAGATTCTTCAgaattctccttttgtgttccttgGCGGAAAAAGCATACCGACAAAGAATGAGAAATCAATGACAACATGAGGTACTCCTTTAAACCGACTGTACACCATGGCCTTAGGGCAATGTGATCATCATTACCTGTCACGTTTTTACAGGCATTAGAACACTCCTGTTCAGAGAGATAGTTGTTGTTATTCTCTATACACCCTCCAAAGATGAACTCCTCACACTTGCTGGATGCAGCGTTGTAATGCCAACGAAGAAAAGAACCTCGGCAGGGTCCAGCGTTTTTAGGGATCAAACAGCGACCTAGTGGGACAAATCAAATTAATGATGTTAATTCAGTTCTGATGAATTAAAGAATCATGGTTTTTGTGGATCAAATCAGGATTAGTTTCTACtggacaaacaacaacaacaacaacaacaacttgctTCATTTAATCTGTATTGCTGTTTGACTTTGTTTCACTGGGAAATCTGCGATAACCCAGAAATTAAGCTTAGAACCACAAGGGACTCTTTAAAGTCTTCAGTGCCACAATTTTCCAGAACTGCAACCTACCTGGAGTGTACAAAAGACTATTGTGTATTGATGTAAAATGTCTTGCTTCAAATGTAACCAATACATTTCTAATTTGATGGCTTTTGCTACTGTTGTGCAAAATCAAACATATGTGGAGAATCCACCTCAAAATGCcaccaaaaacaataaaaatagccCAAAAAATGCAGTTATTCAGATAAAATTTGCAAAAAGATTTAattgttaaaaaagaaagaaaaaggtttttgtatgagattttttttgtacattaaatcattaaatatttatgcaatataATAAGAGCACG encodes the following:
- the spint1b gene encoding kunitz-type protease inhibitor 1b; the protein is MDSWCFLFVALAFILGVHGGETSSAPGQCVKSFREGREDFVLDTVESIEDGAVFLSNRSVAHRNACIAACCREPICNLALVEDEREKGSNYSCFLFNCLYKQKYVCRFIQKKRFRNYILDSVYDYFLSGRKSDGKDSPPIANAGRDVVVQPNGEVLLNGIESWDDKKIISYEWSLVSGNKSVHVEKTNLPDQVKVSRLVPGVYKFKLTVTDSGHHSDSANVTVLVLTPEQSARRCLIPKNAGPCRGSFLRWHYNAASSKCEEFIFGGCIENNNNYLSEQECSNACKNVTVKHGDTRMPHNEDCNSACKEDEVKCSNGCCVKSELECDDQQQCTNDSDEENCEQLNNGLTRLLRIEGNKRAHCTDPYAVGPCRASFPRWYYDPLNEKCHRFTYGGCDGNKNNFETSDNCMSNCSGVSENDVFARGLLVGEDREELGESQSASVALAVVLVVAVLAVLAVLGYFFLKNKRKSHQSVATSSPPVVYSDEDQQLVYNTTTSKA